A part of Xenopus tropicalis strain Nigerian chromosome 4, UCB_Xtro_10.0, whole genome shotgun sequence genomic DNA contains:
- the cdcp2 gene encoding CUB domain-containing protein 2 (The RefSeq protein has 1 substitution compared to this genomic sequence): MRKIPSKYVFMITVLWEVDAVYARKGVKCGGVLSAPEGNLSSPNFPGLYPAHTECCWLIVVSEGSTIQLQFHHFNLEYHEDCEYDYVKVYNGASKDEGNLLGKFCGTSLPPQLTSSWHVLTVIFHSDKHVGSSGFYATYRKDICGGILTGLSGVITSPDYPDNYPNNAECNWLIRAAPGSTVRLTFTDFQMENEGCNFDYVAVFDGSGAEENQVRYFCGTTKPPDIKSSFSELLVVFKSDFNIGGRGFKAYYYSGECQDTFTSVKGNITSPRYPDTYPNNINCHWNIHLPAGFRIKIFFRDLELEERSSLTDGCDYDHLSVYDGEGEHSPLLGRWCGREIPPSVMSSKNKLLLVLSTDRDTASKGFVVSYIGVVPINVSCTRTDFHIQIPSQSLPQLERNHIYLGTPSCASQISGTNFKIYARFDTCRTEPQKRNNTSVIVSVLYVDFSRGAQEDIHEYEIQCEPKKKEASVHILSGADPSEMNGLVQNAAESQPSEAESAESTDKGQDGSDMVFISICILAGVLMLIAVVGLVLL; the protein is encoded by the exons ATGCGGAAAATTCCAAGCAAGTATGTCTTTATGATAACTGTCTTATGGGAAGTGGATGCTGTGTACGCAAGGAAAG GTGTGAAGTGTGGGGGAGTTCTTTCTGCTCCAGAAGGTAACCTATCCTCGCCCAATTTCCCAGGACTATATCCTGCTCACACTGAGTGTTGCTGGCTTATTGTTGTCTCTGAGGGATCCACTATTCAGCTACAGTTCCACCACTTTAACCTAGAATACCATGAGGATTGTGAATATGACTATGTCAAAGTATATAATGGAGCCTCAAAGGATGAAGGAAACCTCCTGGGAAAGTTCTGTGGAACCAGTTTACCGCCACAGCTCACATCCTCCTGGCATGTTCTGACTGTAATTTTTCATTCAGACAAGCATGTGGGCAGCTCTGGATTCTATGCCACCTATAGGAAAG ATATATGCGGAGGAATCCTTACTGGCCTCTCTGGAGTTATTACAAGCCCTGATTATCCTGACAATTATCCCAACAATGCAGAATGTAACTGGCTTATACGGGCAGCACCGGGCTCTACGGTACGTCTGACCTTTACAGACTTCCAGATGGAAAATGAGGGGTGTAACTTCGATTATGTTGCAGTCTTTGATGGCTCAGGGGCAGAGGAAAACCAGGTTCGTTATTTCTGTGGTACGACAAAGCCCCCAGACATTAAATCATCTTTCAGTGAGCTATTGGTGGTCTTCAAATCAGACTTCAACATTGGAGGACGTGGCTTCAAGGCATATTATTACTCAG GTGAATGCCAGGATACATTCACATCTGTGAAGGGAAACATCACCAGTCCTCGTTACCCAGACACGTATCCCAATAATATCAACTGTCACTGGAACATTCATCTTCCTGCTGGCTTTAGAATAAAGATTTTCTTCCGAGATCTTGAGTTAGAGGAGAGAAGCAGCTTAACGGATGGATGTGATTATGATCACTTGTCAGTGTACGATGGAGAAGGAGAGCACAGCCCATTGCTGGGGAGGTGGTGTGGAAGAGAGATCCCACCCTCAGTGATGTCAAGCAAGAATAAATTGCTTCTGGTACTTTCCACCGACAGAGACACAGCCAGCAAAGGTTTTGTAGTATCATACATTGGGG TTGTTCCAATTAATGTGAGCTGCACTCGCACAGACTTCCATATTCAGATCCCAAGTCAATCGCTTCCCCAGCTGGAAAGGAACCACATCTATCTTGGAACGCCAAGCTGTGCCTCTCAGATTTCTGGCACAAATTACAAGATCTATGCTCGCTTTGATACATGTAGGACAGAACCACAG AAAAGGAACAACACCTCTGTCATCGTGAGTGTACTGTATGTGGACTTCTCACGGGGAGCTCAAGAGGACATTCATGAATATGAGATACAATGTGAACCTAAAAAGAAGGAGGCCTCTGTTCACATCCTATCTGGGGCAGACCCTTCCGAAATGAACGGGCTGGTACAGAATGCAGCAGAGTCTCAACCATCAGAGGCAGAATCAGCAGAGAGCACAGATAAAGGACAAGATGGCAGTGA
- the LOC100498184 gene encoding uncharacterized protein LOC100498184 isoform X1, with product MFRQRNHFRTILVTGLEAHTERETMNVHKKLGEIKLSRVTFRASSRPQKDNVTQKESTGPLAPRAVATLKPQQGEGAQKAADTRESASPISLKGLLAAQRITRELKNRAALRRKTRVRTQNCSPITIINEQTPANSANPAHRFPNAHVKELIEEFLATKLKNESYDPSTCAALTKDLCEDIKKIVRRVTPPRYKLICSMAIGSKDREDIMVTSQCLWDSYSDNVTSCSYQNRTLFCVVLVYAVYFE from the exons atGTTCAGGCAAAGAAACCATTTTCGGACTATTTTGGTAACAG GACTTGAAGCTCACACAGAAAGAGAGACCATGAATGTGCATAAGAAGCTGGGGGAAATCAAGCTTTCCCGAGTCACTTTCCGCGCATCCTCCAGACCACAAAAGGACAATGTTACGCAGAAAGAA TCAACAGGTCCTTTAGCCCCAAGAGCAGTTGCAACCCTCAAACCTCAGCAAGGTGAAGGAGCTCAAAAGGCAGCAGATACCAGGGAATCTGCATCACCCATCAGCCTGAAAGGCCTACTAGCTGCACAGCGTATTACACGGGAGCTGAAG AACCGAGCAGCATTAAGGAGAAAGACCAGAGTCCGGACACAGAACTGCAGTCCAATAACCATTATAAATGAGCAG ACTCCTGCCAATTCTGCAAATCCTGCGCATAGATTTCCTAATGCTCATGTGAAGGAGCTAATCGAGGAGTTCCTAGCCACAAAGCTGAAGAATGAGTCCTATGATCCTAGTACTTGTGCCGCTCTCACTAAAGACTTGTGTGAAGACATTAAAAAGATTGTTAGAAGAGTGACTCCTCCCCGATACAAACTTATCTGCAGCATGGCTATTGGGAGCAAGGACCGGGAGGACATTATGGTGACCAGTCAATGTCTGTGGGACTCGTACTCAGACAATGTCACTTCCTGTAGCTACCAGAACCGCACTCTGTTCTGTGTAGTTTTGGTGTATGCAGTTTATTTTGAATAG
- the LOC100498184 gene encoding tctex1 domain-containing protein 1 isoform X2, which produces MNVHKKLGEIKLSRVTFRASSRPQKDNVTQKESTGPLAPRAVATLKPQQGEGAQKAADTRESASPISLKGLLAAQRITRELKNRAALRRKTRVRTQNCSPITIINEQTPANSANPAHRFPNAHVKELIEEFLATKLKNESYDPSTCAALTKDLCEDIKKIVRRVTPPRYKLICSMAIGSKDREDIMVTSQCLWDSYSDNVTSCSYQNRTLFCVVLVYAVYFE; this is translated from the exons ATGAATGTGCATAAGAAGCTGGGGGAAATCAAGCTTTCCCGAGTCACTTTCCGCGCATCCTCCAGACCACAAAAGGACAATGTTACGCAGAAAGAA TCAACAGGTCCTTTAGCCCCAAGAGCAGTTGCAACCCTCAAACCTCAGCAAGGTGAAGGAGCTCAAAAGGCAGCAGATACCAGGGAATCTGCATCACCCATCAGCCTGAAAGGCCTACTAGCTGCACAGCGTATTACACGGGAGCTGAAG AACCGAGCAGCATTAAGGAGAAAGACCAGAGTCCGGACACAGAACTGCAGTCCAATAACCATTATAAATGAGCAG ACTCCTGCCAATTCTGCAAATCCTGCGCATAGATTTCCTAATGCTCATGTGAAGGAGCTAATCGAGGAGTTCCTAGCCACAAAGCTGAAGAATGAGTCCTATGATCCTAGTACTTGTGCCGCTCTCACTAAAGACTTGTGTGAAGACATTAAAAAGATTGTTAGAAGAGTGACTCCTCCCCGATACAAACTTATCTGCAGCATGGCTATTGGGAGCAAGGACCGGGAGGACATTATGGTGACCAGTCAATGTCTGTGGGACTCGTACTCAGACAATGTCACTTCCTGTAGCTACCAGAACCGCACTCTGTTCTGTGTAGTTTTGGTGTATGCAGTTTATTTTGAATAG
- the mrpl37 gene encoding 39S ribosomal protein L37, mitochondrial produces the protein MAASMVPRRMCGAGVIFHLKCGVRCLSVSAARNGKFIPPVRAEAPEIPGLEPITYADRMYYVPGLARPRNTDWDRGWSDPRYYRAPPPEQMKLFREQPAYLFHRSCRLLGGVKQALWLTKTKLNNGLPQRIMDICEDPVYQIPNHEELVHNVVANACLWHRPGDQPIREEYCPKLLQGLLHLCQKQNNKFPALSQRSLVENCRLAASWHRESSIYQVRGINGFLLSSKNPLKPVASESEIQATKEHRLESLYPLSPAIDLQEVNVYEERNDAGFRPGYPFPHPHTVFVMDPCSTRAGFLPDQLRAKMIMLAYGSALAKARNLFGEDAKVLPEPILVQSIGTDGQHFHFLVFQLNTLDLVSEDGVKNIVWMDSDQSLYSSARLVAKVKRKIVEVPAGVCGLQPETFKKFWAMYLHGAN, from the exons ATGGCGGCGTCCATGGTTCCCCGTAGGATGTGTGGAGCCGGTGTTATTTTCCATTTGAAGTGCGGTGTGCGGTGCTTGAGCGTGTCTGCGGCTCGAAATGGGAAGTTTATACCGCCTGTCCGGGCAGAAGCGCCAGAAATCCCAGGCTTGGAGCCGATCACATATGCCGATCGGATGTACTATGTCCCTGGCTTAGCACGACCTCGGAATACTGACTGGGATCGAGGATGGTCTGACCCCCGCTATTACCGGGCTCCTCCGCCTGAGCAGATGAAGTTGTTTCGGGAGCAGCCGGCATATCTTTTCCACCGTAGTTGCCGTCTCCTTGGAG GAGTAAAACAGGCACTGTGGCTCACAAAGACCAAATTAAACAATGGTTTACCCCAGAGAATAATGGACATATGTGAGGACCCAGTTTACCAAATCCCAAACCATGAGGAGCTAGTGCACAATGTAGTGGCCAATGCTTGTTTATGGCACCGTCCTGGGGATCAACCAATCAGGGAGGAATACTG CCCAAAGTTGTTACAGGGCCTTCTGCATTTGTGTCAGAAACAGAACAATAAATTTCCTGCACTTTCCCAGAGGAGTCTTGTTGAAAATTGTCGCCTGGCAGCTTCTTGGCATAGAG aaTCTAGCATTTATCAAGTACGCGGCATTAATGGGTTCCTGCTAAGTTCCAAAAACCCACTGAAGCCTGTAGCCTCTGAGAGTGAGATTCAGGCCACAAAGGAGCACAGACTAGAATCTCTGTATCCCTTATCACCTGCTATTGACCTTCAGGAAGTGAATGTGTATGAGGAGCGGAATGATGCAG GTTTCAGGCCTGGGTATCCATTTCCCCATCCACATACTGTGTTTGTCATGGACCCCTGCAGCACAAGAGCCGGATTCCTTCCAGATCAGTTGCGTGCCAAAATGATCATGCTTGCTTATGGCAGTGCTTTGGCTAAAGCCAGAAACCTGTTTGGG GAAGATGCGAAGGTTTTGCCAGAACCAATTTTGGTCCAAAGCATTGGCACAGACGGACAACATTTCCACTTTTTGGTATTTCAACTAAATACTCTGGATCTTGTTTCTGAGGATGGAGTTAAAAATATTGTCTGGATGGATTCTGATCAATCACTTTACTCCTCTGCTAGGCTTGTGGCTAAAGTCAAGAGGAAAATTGTTGAG gTACCTGCTGGTGTCTGTGGGTTACAGCCAGAAACCTTTAAGAAGTTTTGGGCAATGTATCTGCATGGAGCAAACTGA